The following are encoded in a window of Chitinivibrionales bacterium genomic DNA:
- a CDS encoding YicC family protein, with protein MPVRSMTGFGQAEATSPLGTFRIEIRGVNNRFLDLQLRLPRSFSQLEARLKKTVSEKVSRGYITVLVSGIQDNEKALLTWDKDSVESYLRIFNEIKDNYELEGRVTLSDLLHFSDFIKAESRDFDEENVWKYLEPILKKALKSFQESRESEAVHIIKDMQKMLSILDRTLTQIKKRAPMRIKKYSRELSKRVEQLVDTQVDPQRLAVEIALMADRIDISEECTRLSAHIQEFGKTFKSNEPVGKRMNFILQEMNREANTIGSKANDTQVSHLSIKLKENIEKIREQVQNIE; from the coding sequence ATGCCAGTTCGCAGTATGACCGGCTTTGGACAAGCCGAAGCAACATCTCCGCTTGGTACCTTTCGAATCGAAATTCGGGGAGTTAACAACCGTTTTCTTGACCTGCAGCTTCGTCTGCCCCGGTCGTTTTCTCAACTCGAGGCCCGGCTTAAAAAAACGGTATCCGAAAAAGTCTCCCGCGGATATATCACCGTTCTGGTCTCAGGGATCCAGGATAATGAAAAAGCACTTCTTACCTGGGATAAAGATTCTGTCGAAAGTTATCTGCGCATTTTTAACGAAATAAAAGACAACTACGAGCTTGAGGGCAGAGTTACCCTGAGCGATCTGCTTCATTTCAGCGATTTTATCAAGGCCGAATCCAGGGATTTCGATGAAGAGAATGTGTGGAAATACCTGGAACCGATTTTAAAAAAGGCGCTGAAAAGCTTCCAGGAGTCCCGTGAGTCGGAAGCGGTTCATATTATTAAAGACATGCAGAAAATGCTTTCGATTTTAGATCGTACTCTTACTCAGATAAAAAAACGGGCGCCCATGAGGATTAAAAAGTATTCCCGTGAGCTTTCCAAGCGGGTCGAACAGCTTGTTGATACGCAGGTTGATCCTCAACGTTTGGCCGTAGAAATTGCCCTGATGGCCGATCGAATCGATATCTCTGAAGAATGTACTCGTCTGTCGGCCCACATTCAAGAATTTGGAAAAACATTTAAAAGCAATGAACCGGTCGGAAAGCGAATGAATTTTATTCTTCAGGAAATGAATCGCGAAGCCAATACTATCGGTTCAAAAGCGAACGATACACAAGTCTCCCATCTTTCAATAAAACTGAAAGAAAATATTGAAAAAATCCGGGAGCAGGTGCAAAATATCGAATAA
- a CDS encoding ABC transporter permease gives MTFGIAGRVGRLTLSIVHKLAEFLRNIARITYLIYSTIMRLPLFVKNVPLAIEQMYAIGIGSLPLVSIIAVFLGAETVLQAEYQFRNIIPLKYLGTAVCKSITNELGPVVTSLVVSGRVATAIAAEIGSMKTTEQLDAMNILNLDPIRYLIVPKTIACVIMIPALVIWSELLAVLGSIVTVALSLDVTMYTYATGLKLFFTSGDLFMGIAKSMVFGGIIAVTGCYFGYEAKGGAKGVGNATTRAVMTSAVLILIFDFLIAALFW, from the coding sequence TTGACATTCGGTATTGCAGGCCGGGTTGGACGATTGACCCTTTCAATCGTGCATAAACTGGCCGAATTCCTGAGAAACATAGCCCGTATTACCTATCTTATTTACAGTACGATAATGCGGCTGCCTCTTTTTGTGAAAAATGTTCCCCTGGCGATCGAGCAAATGTATGCCATCGGCATCGGCTCGCTTCCGCTGGTATCGATCATTGCAGTATTCCTGGGTGCCGAGACGGTTCTTCAGGCCGAGTATCAATTCAGGAACATTATTCCTCTTAAATATCTCGGAACCGCGGTATGTAAATCGATCACAAACGAACTTGGACCGGTGGTTACCAGTCTTGTGGTTTCCGGGCGGGTTGCGACGGCTATTGCCGCCGAAATCGGTTCCATGAAAACAACCGAACAGCTCGATGCCATGAATATACTCAATCTTGATCCGATCAGGTATCTGATCGTTCCGAAAACCATCGCCTGCGTTATAATGATTCCGGCACTGGTTATCTGGAGCGAGCTTCTGGCTGTTCTCGGGTCGATTGTGACCGTGGCGCTGTCGCTTGACGTAACCATGTATACGTATGCCACCGGTCTCAAGCTCTTTTTTACGTCCGGGGACCTTTTCATGGGAATTGCCAAGAGCATGGTGTTCGGTGGGATTATTGCCGTTACCGGATGTTATTTTGGTTATGAGGCCAAAGGCGGTGCCAAAGGAGTCGGTAATGCGACCACAAGGGCGGTAATGACCTCGGCGGTATTGATATTGATTTTTGATTTTTTAATTGCAGCGTTATTCTGGTAA
- the radA gene encoding DNA repair protein RadA — translation MNKKTKTVYVCNQCGEDFPRWQGRCTNCGSWNTISEFKEPRVKGKRSSVMREQAASVTTVADTSNRSYERIECPRFPEINKVLGGGMVPGAVILLGGDPGIGKSTLLVQLMAALSGDAQKKALYISGEESVDQISLRAQRCTAGGSSLALLAETSIENILARVQSAEPDIIVIDSIQTMYSEQLDSAPGSVSQIRECGALLLRYAKNTGTVLFFIGHVTKDGAIAGPKLLEHMVDTVLYFEGDNHYQYRIVRAAKNRFGPSGEIAILAMSDRGLEEVENPSEIFLLDHIASRPGASIVPIIEGSRVLVVELQALVNRSHFGLPQRVASGVNPKKLSLLLAVLERFGGITLGDHDVFFNIAGGLSVTEPAIDLGIAAAIASSFLNRPIRKGTAFLGEIGLGGEIRPVGRTDLRLKELARLGFTECFIADPSKKTGREKGSGGITTIVCRSIGEMKDRIF, via the coding sequence ATGAATAAAAAAACAAAAACCGTTTATGTCTGCAATCAGTGTGGTGAAGATTTCCCGCGATGGCAGGGACGATGTACCAATTGCGGTTCCTGGAATACTATTTCGGAATTCAAAGAACCGCGGGTAAAAGGAAAACGCTCATCGGTAATGAGGGAACAGGCCGCTTCGGTTACCACCGTAGCCGATACCTCGAATCGTTCCTATGAGCGCATCGAATGTCCCCGCTTTCCCGAAATCAACAAAGTCCTCGGTGGCGGGATGGTTCCCGGTGCGGTAATCCTTCTGGGAGGCGATCCGGGGATCGGAAAATCTACCCTTCTTGTCCAGCTCATGGCTGCGTTGAGTGGTGATGCGCAGAAAAAAGCACTCTATATTTCGGGTGAAGAATCTGTTGACCAGATCTCGCTCCGGGCGCAGCGATGTACGGCTGGTGGTTCCTCTCTTGCACTTCTGGCGGAAACATCGATCGAAAACATCCTTGCCCGGGTTCAGAGTGCAGAACCTGATATTATTGTCATCGATTCAATACAGACAATGTATTCGGAGCAGCTTGACAGTGCGCCCGGAAGCGTCTCGCAGATACGGGAATGCGGCGCCCTGCTTCTCCGGTACGCAAAGAATACCGGAACGGTGCTCTTTTTTATCGGTCACGTTACCAAAGATGGTGCCATTGCCGGACCGAAACTCCTCGAACATATGGTCGATACGGTCCTTTATTTTGAAGGAGATAATCATTATCAGTACCGGATTGTCAGGGCGGCAAAAAATCGCTTTGGCCCATCGGGGGAGATCGCTATTCTCGCCATGTCCGATCGGGGGCTCGAAGAAGTCGAGAATCCGTCGGAAATATTTCTCCTCGACCATATCGCTTCACGGCCGGGAGCTTCAATCGTACCGATCATTGAAGGCAGCAGAGTGCTTGTTGTGGAACTTCAGGCGCTGGTGAACAGATCACATTTCGGATTGCCTCAACGGGTTGCATCGGGGGTTAATCCTAAAAAGCTTTCGCTGCTTCTTGCAGTATTGGAACGTTTCGGCGGAATAACGCTGGGTGATCATGACGTATTCTTCAATATTGCCGGCGGGCTCAGTGTTACGGAACCGGCAATCGATCTGGGGATTGCTGCAGCAATCGCATCATCCTTTCTCAATCGTCCCATACGGAAAGGAACCGCTTTTCTGGGGGAGATCGGGCTGGGTGGCGAAATCCGTCCGGTGGGCAGAACAGACCTTCGTCTCAAAGAACTCGCCCGGTTAGGGTTTACAGAATGCTTTATCGCCGATCCGTCAAAGAAGACCGGCCGGGAGAAGGGTTCCGGGGGAATAACAACAATCG
- the dnaB gene encoding replicative DNA helicase — translation MPKVNGQKEKRSPFTQRIPPQAPDVERAVLGSMLIDASNVATAMEILDENCFYVTAHKRIYECMVSMFDKDVPLDVLTLSEELRKRGWLESVGAEPYLSELVESIATSANIEHHAKILLEKSTLRQLISIAAEITTESFDSERVAQEILDNAEQKVFGISEARVKGQFESMHDLLQITFRDIEQYAQEGGVQGVRSGFTKLDEMMAGFQAGDLIIVAGRPSMGKTAFCLSLALNASVRASKPVGVAIFSLEMSKSQIVQRMLCSEAKVNMHALRSGHLPKRDYPKLSMAAGPLSQARIFIDDTPGITILELRAKARRLKAQHNVGLIIIDYLQLMGSAVSAENRQQEISQISRALKGVAKELSVPVIALSQLSRAVEQRGGDHRPQLSDLRESGAIEQDADVVMFIFRESVYNKELDDHRKGVAEIILRKQRNGPVGTAEVAFVEDFASFENLAEMQVEDSGF, via the coding sequence ATGCCGAAAGTTAATGGACAAAAAGAGAAGAGGTCGCCTTTTACCCAGAGGATCCCGCCACAGGCGCCCGATGTCGAGCGTGCGGTGTTGGGCTCCATGCTTATCGATGCAAGCAATGTTGCGACGGCGATGGAAATTCTTGATGAAAACTGCTTTTATGTAACAGCCCATAAGCGTATTTATGAATGCATGGTTTCCATGTTCGATAAGGATGTGCCGTTGGATGTTTTAACGCTTTCGGAAGAGCTTCGGAAGCGCGGATGGCTCGAATCGGTCGGCGCTGAGCCCTATCTCAGTGAACTGGTCGAAAGCATCGCAACATCGGCCAATATCGAGCACCATGCGAAAATTCTTTTAGAGAAATCCACCCTTCGCCAGTTAATCAGTATCGCTGCTGAAATTACGACCGAAAGTTTTGATTCGGAGCGTGTGGCACAGGAGATTCTCGACAATGCAGAGCAGAAAGTGTTCGGTATCTCCGAGGCCAGGGTCAAAGGTCAGTTCGAATCGATGCATGATCTTTTGCAGATTACCTTTCGTGATATCGAGCAGTATGCGCAGGAAGGCGGTGTTCAGGGGGTACGGAGCGGTTTTACCAAGCTCGATGAAATGATGGCCGGATTTCAGGCCGGTGATCTTATCATCGTTGCTGGCCGGCCCAGTATGGGAAAAACAGCATTCTGCCTTTCCCTTGCTCTCAACGCCTCTGTCCGTGCTTCCAAACCAGTCGGAGTGGCGATATTTTCGTTAGAAATGTCAAAGTCTCAAATAGTCCAGCGTATGCTCTGTTCGGAGGCGAAAGTGAATATGCATGCCCTCCGGAGCGGACATCTGCCGAAAAGGGACTATCCCAAACTGAGTATGGCTGCAGGCCCTCTTTCACAGGCCCGGATTTTTATCGATGATACCCCTGGCATTACTATCCTCGAGCTTCGGGCAAAAGCGCGTCGGTTGAAAGCTCAGCATAATGTCGGGCTTATTATAATCGATTATCTTCAGCTCATGGGTTCGGCTGTATCTGCAGAAAACCGGCAGCAGGAAATATCGCAGATTTCCCGCGCCCTCAAGGGGGTGGCAAAGGAGCTTAGTGTGCCGGTGATTGCGCTATCGCAGCTCTCACGGGCTGTTGAGCAGCGGGGCGGCGATCATCGGCCGCAACTCTCCGATCTCCGTGAATCCGGTGCAATTGAGCAGGATGCTGATGTTGTCATGTTCATTTTTCGTGAATCAGTGTATAATAAAGAACTGGACGATCATCGCAAAGGAGTTGCGGAGATTATCCTGAGGAAACAGCGAAACGGGCCGGTAGGAACCGCCGAGGTTGCTTTTGTGGAAGATTTTGCCAGTTTTGAAAACCTTGCTGAAATGCAGGTGGAGGATTCAGGATTTTGA
- the coaBC gene encoding bifunctional phosphopantothenoylcysteine decarboxylase/phosphopantothenate--cysteine ligase CoaBC yields the protein MSENIRIALGVCGGIAAYKIPQLVRLFRKEHSEVRAVLTPNARGFVGEEALRTVTENPVLFDLSPSQNKSTYLYPGRLDHIDLGRWADYLLICPATANTIAKLACGIADNLLTTVALTFAPEHIIIAPAMNSAMWRNPVNLQNVARLKERGVEVLPVDDGELACGDDGPGRMLPVEDIVEYVISCSVPRSLTGKKVLISSGPTVEPVDPVRVLTNRSSGKMGAALARAARGMGAQVTVVTGPSQEPLPAGIRKIPVRTAAEMKDTLESEFDAVDICIMAAAVSDYRIEKTEKQKIKRDKNETLTLNLVPNPDILQLLGKKKKKQLLVGFALESDIDEQGGGAKMKKKNCDIMICNQVETSLEKDCTQICILKKGCAPEYLPEMEKSKAAGAIIVGIAEYLGLTDD from the coding sequence ATGTCCGAAAATATCCGAATTGCGCTTGGCGTATGCGGCGGTATTGCTGCATACAAGATTCCGCAGCTTGTCCGCTTGTTTCGCAAGGAACATAGTGAAGTGCGGGCGGTGCTTACTCCCAACGCCCGGGGGTTTGTCGGCGAAGAAGCCCTTCGGACCGTAACCGAAAATCCCGTTCTTTTCGATCTCTCACCTTCACAGAACAAAAGTACATATCTGTATCCCGGAAGATTGGATCATATCGATCTGGGCCGGTGGGCCGATTATCTGCTTATTTGCCCGGCAACGGCTAATACTATCGCCAAACTTGCTTGCGGCATAGCCGATAATCTGTTAACAACGGTTGCTCTGACATTTGCGCCCGAGCATATCATTATCGCACCCGCAATGAATTCAGCCATGTGGCGGAATCCTGTTAACTTGCAGAATGTGGCGCGGCTCAAAGAACGGGGAGTAGAGGTTCTTCCGGTGGATGACGGTGAGTTGGCTTGTGGGGATGACGGTCCCGGCCGTATGCTCCCGGTTGAAGATATTGTGGAGTATGTAATCTCGTGTTCTGTCCCTCGCTCTCTTACCGGGAAAAAAGTACTCATTTCATCGGGGCCCACGGTGGAGCCTGTCGACCCGGTGCGGGTGCTGACCAATCGTTCTTCCGGAAAAATGGGAGCCGCACTTGCCCGTGCCGCACGGGGAATGGGGGCTCAGGTAACCGTCGTGACCGGTCCTTCACAAGAACCGCTTCCCGCGGGAATCAGAAAAATACCGGTTCGTACTGCTGCCGAAATGAAAGATACACTGGAGAGTGAATTTGATGCTGTCGATATCTGTATTATGGCCGCTGCAGTAAGTGATTATCGCATCGAAAAAACCGAAAAACAAAAAATTAAACGGGATAAAAATGAAACACTCACCCTGAATCTTGTGCCGAACCCCGACATTCTGCAGCTACTTGGAAAGAAGAAAAAAAAGCAGCTCCTTGTTGGATTCGCTCTGGAATCGGACATCGATGAACAGGGCGGGGGAGCGAAAATGAAAAAAAAGAACTGTGATATAATGATTTGCAATCAGGTGGAAACATCATTGGAAAAAGACTGCACACAAATATGTATTTTAAAGAAAGGGTGTGCACCGGAATATCTTCCTGAAATGGAGAAATCCAAAGCCGCAGGTGCAATAATTGTCGGCATTGCCGAATATCTGGGACTTACTGATGACTGA
- a CDS encoding uracil-DNA glycosylase, with the protein MPDHIFSRPFDSEATGYALTSQETAFASGSGTPAPVREKSVHLSGDEGQSVKTPAVKSDKDDTRKREKLKELYYEFKECHHCSLGTTRKNFIFGAGNVLAPLMIIGEAPGAEEDQKGLPFVGKAGQLLTKMLKAIDLNRKNHIFITNVLKCRPPANRNPESTEITLCLPLLKRQIEIIKPEALLLLGRIAAHALLGKSESIGALRTMTNTYNEIPVVVTYHPAALLRNETYKRPAWEDLQKLRDILMQRGVYAES; encoded by the coding sequence ATGCCCGACCATATTTTTTCCCGGCCCTTTGATTCTGAAGCTACAGGATATGCGCTTACTTCCCAGGAAACTGCCTTTGCCTCCGGATCAGGCACGCCTGCGCCGGTCCGTGAGAAATCTGTTCACCTGTCTGGCGATGAAGGGCAGTCGGTAAAAACACCTGCAGTAAAAAGCGATAAGGATGATACCAGGAAACGGGAGAAACTTAAAGAGTTATACTACGAGTTCAAAGAGTGTCACCATTGTTCACTGGGCACGACACGAAAAAATTTCATATTCGGGGCAGGGAATGTTCTGGCACCGCTTATGATTATCGGTGAAGCACCCGGCGCTGAAGAAGATCAAAAAGGTCTTCCTTTTGTCGGAAAAGCCGGGCAATTGCTGACTAAAATGTTGAAGGCGATAGATCTCAATCGGAAAAACCATATTTTTATCACGAATGTTCTCAAATGCCGGCCACCGGCAAACCGGAATCCCGAATCGACCGAGATCACGCTCTGCCTTCCATTACTTAAGCGGCAAATAGAAATAATCAAACCCGAAGCGCTCCTGCTTCTGGGCAGAATTGCCGCTCATGCGCTGCTCGGGAAATCAGAAAGTATCGGCGCGCTGCGTACCATGACCAATACCTATAATGAAATCCCGGTAGTCGTCACCTACCATCCGGCCGCGCTTCTCAGAAACGAAACCTATAAACGTCCGGCATGGGAAGACCTTCAAAAGCTCAGGGATATTTTAATGCAACGAGGAGTATATGCCGAAAGTTAA
- a CDS encoding ATP-binding cassette domain-containing protein yields the protein MLKIEHLKKHFGSQLVLDDINLDVNQGDVLAIIGESGGGKSVILKHVIGMMIPDGGRILFRDKVINSPTTKPSDFNKIRHHFGMLFQGAALFDSMSVGENIAFPLRERTSYTEEEIQEIMEEALEMVGLQKAFQEKTPAELSGGMRSRVGLARALVMKPDIMLYDEPTSALDPIMTDKINDLILSLRDKLNMTSIIVTHDMASAYKTADKIAMIRSGKIIFSGAPGEIRSSRNPYIQQFIRGQRKLHYAVEEEKSYAASVDVAKFKRPADISKLFKASQPPAKESENPKAAENSDTEINE from the coding sequence ATGCTTAAAATCGAGCATTTAAAAAAGCATTTCGGCAGCCAGCTTGTACTCGATGACATCAACCTTGATGTTAATCAGGGGGACGTTCTTGCTATTATCGGAGAATCGGGCGGCGGAAAGAGCGTTATCCTCAAGCATGTTATCGGCATGATGATTCCCGATGGTGGACGGATACTTTTTCGCGATAAGGTAATTAATTCTCCTACCACCAAACCATCGGATTTCAACAAAATCCGGCATCATTTCGGTATGCTGTTTCAGGGAGCCGCACTTTTTGATTCCATGAGTGTTGGCGAAAATATCGCATTTCCCCTTCGGGAGCGAACAAGCTATACCGAAGAAGAGATACAGGAGATCATGGAAGAGGCTCTGGAGATGGTTGGTTTGCAGAAGGCATTTCAGGAAAAGACGCCTGCGGAGCTGTCGGGAGGTATGCGGAGCCGTGTCGGTCTGGCCCGGGCGCTGGTGATGAAACCCGATATTATGCTCTATGATGAGCCCACCTCGGCACTCGATCCGATCATGACCGATAAGATCAACGATCTTATTCTCAGTTTGCGTGACAAGCTGAATATGACCTCGATTATTGTCACTCACGATATGGCCTCGGCCTATAAAACAGCCGACAAGATAGCGATGATCCGTTCGGGTAAGATCATATTCTCCGGGGCGCCCGGTGAAATCAGATCATCCCGGAATCCCTATATCCAGCAGTTTATCCGCGGCCAGCGGAAACTTCATTATGCTGTGGAGGAAGAGAAATCATACGCTGCATCGGTTGATGTAGCAAAATTCAAGCGCCCTGCCGATATCAGCAAGCTTTTCAAAGCTTCCCAGCCGCCCGCAAAAGAATCGGAAAACCCAAAGGCGGCTGAAAATAGCGATACAGAAATTAATGAATAA